CTGTCCGTCATGCCTCCCATGTCCCTCACCTGCGCTGTCACTGGTTATTGCTCAACTCCGCACTCCCTGTTTCTGCTTAACTCTCACATAcgtttcctcctctctctctcttgtacTGCCCCCTTCAACTATTGCTGTGATCCTCTCCATGCGTCTATCCATGTCGAACCTCACAACACCTGCGATCAGAGACAAAACTctgcccttttccctttgtgtgtctcttcACCCGTGGCGGCTCTCCgttgttttccttctcttgcctcttctcttcactcaATTTTGTTAcaccgtttctctttctATATTGCACCTGGTCAAAGTCCTCATGCCCTCGCAGACCATCGTCGTCGGACCTCAAGCAGATGCTCACGCCACCACactggcggcagcgttggAGCAGACAACCCCAGGAGACACAATTGTGGTGTCTGCCGGCGTCTTTGAGGAGACGGTACACCTTCTCTTTAACGTCACTCTAGCGGCCGCACCGGTACCGGAGAATTCAGAGGACACCAGGTCCGTACGTGCCACCATCATCGGCACTGTGGTCGTCTGTGCGAACGTGACGCTCGATGGCCTGGAGGTGCGTGGGATGGTGGACGTGCGCAAAGGGCACGCCGTCCTCGAAAGGTGCGATGTCCATCACGGCTCTGACGGTGTCCGGGTTCACCCTGGCGCCACCGTCACGGTGCATAGCAGTCGCGTACACCACTGCATCgccggtggtgacggcgtgtACTTCATGGCCGGCTCTTTTGGAGAGGTGTCTCAGACAGACATTTTCGAGTGCCGCGTGAACGCAATCCACGTTCAGGGCAGCGAGGCCGTGCTGCGGGAGAACCGCATCCACGACTGCGCCTTCGGCGTGTACTatgaaaagaaagcagcTGGGCTATGCGAGCAGAACACGATTGAGCACGTCCGCAAGTTCGGTCTGTACGTGACGGATGGCAGCAACCCAGTCATCCGCGGCAACACCGTGGGCTGGTGTGGGATTCTGTGCTTCTTCGCGTCGAAGGGCGGCCACAGCTCATGCACCGGGAACACGTTTGAGGGCTCTCTTCACGTGCTCGCCGAGTGCCCTGTGCAGCTGACAGGGAATCAAGTTAGTGGCACCGTAGACATTGACTCAGGGATGTCCCCGGTAACAGTTGCAGGATAGCGCTCTTCTGGTTGAATTGCTCTCCCCCCGGACTGTCCATCTGATGTATACTATCCAGGTAAACTACGTCGCCTAGTGCGATTTTCTACTGTTGTCATTGTTGCTTGTTTTGTTTCA
This Leishmania panamensis strain MHOM/PA/94/PSC-1 chromosome 29 sequence DNA region includes the following protein-coding sequences:
- a CDS encoding hypothetical protein (TriTrypDB/GeneDB-style sysID: LpmP.29.2720) encodes the protein MPSQTIVVGPQADAHATTLAAALEQTTPGDTIVVSAGVFEETVHLLFNVTLAAAPVPENSEDTRSVRATIIGTVVVCANVTLDGLEVRGMVDVRKGHAVLERCDVHHGSDGVRVHPGATVTVHSSRVHHCIAGGDGVYFMAGSFGEVSQTDIFECRVNAIHVQGSEAVLRENRIHDCAFGVYYEKKAAGLCEQNTIEHVRKFGLYVTDGSNPVIRGNTVGWCGILCFFASKGGHSSCTGNTFEGSLHVLAECPVQLTGNQVSGTVDIDSGMSPVTVAG